The proteins below come from a single Anguilla rostrata isolate EN2019 chromosome 3, ASM1855537v3, whole genome shotgun sequence genomic window:
- the LOC135251167 gene encoding ras-related GTP-binding protein A — MSSTAMKKKVLLMGKSGSGKTSMRSIIFANYIARDTRRLGATIDVEHSHVRFLGNLVLNLWDCGGQDTFMENYFTSQRDNIFRNVEVLIYVFDVESRELEKDMHYYQSCLEAILQNSPDAKVFCLVHKMDLVQEDQRDVIFKEREEDLKRLSRPLACICFRTSIWDETLYKAWSSIVYQLIPNVQQLESNLRNFAQIIEADEVLLFERATFLVISHYQCREQRDAHRFEKISNIIKQFKLSCSKLAASFQSMEVRNSNFAAFIDVFTSNTYVMVIMSDPSIPSAATLINIRNARKHFEKLERVDGPKHSLHMRMH, encoded by the exons ATGTCGAGCACAGCCATGAAGAAAAAG GTGCTGCTGATGGGAAAGAGTGGATCTGGGAAGACCAGCATGAGGTCAATTATCTTCGCCAATTATATTGCCCGAGACACGCGCCGTCTGGGGGCCACCA tCGATGTGGAGCACTCGCATGTCCGTTTCCTGGGCAACCTGGTCTTGAACCTTTGGGACTGTGGAGG ACAGGACACTTTCATGGAGAACTACTTCACCAGCCAGCGGGACAACATCTTCCGCAATGTGGAGGTGCTGATCTACGTGTTCGATGTGGAGAGCCGCGAACTGGAGAAGGACATGCACTACTACCAGTCCTGCCTGGAGGCCATTCTGCAGAACTCCCCTGATGCAAAGGTCTTCTGCCTGGTGCACAAGATGGACCTGGTGCAAGAGGACCAGAGAGATGTG ATCTTTAAGGAGCGTGAGGAGGATCTGAAGAGGCTGTCCCGCCCTCTCGCCTGCATCTGCTTCAGGACCTCTATATGGGACGAGACACTGTACAAg gcCTGGTCCAGCATTGTCTACCAGCTGATCCCCAATGTGCAGCAGCTGGAGTCCAACCTGCGCAACTTTGCCCAGATCATTGAGGCTGACGAAGTGCTGCTGTTCGAGAGAGCCACCTTCctg GTGATCTCACACTACCAGTGCAGGGAGCAGCGAGACGCACACAGGTTCGAGAAGATCAGCAACATCATCAAGCAGTTCAAGCTGAGCTGCAG TAAACTGGCCGCCTCCTTCCAGAGCATGGAGGTGCGAAACTCCAACTTCGCTGCTTTCATCGATGTCTTCACCTCCAACACCTATGTCATGGTGATTATGTCGGACCCGTCCATAC cctctgcGGCTACGCTCATCAACATCCGCAACGCCCGCAAGCACTTTGAGAAGCTGGAGCGCGTTGACGGACCCAAGCACAGCctgcacatgcgcatgcactaG
- the LOC135251168 gene encoding fibronectin type-III domain-containing protein 3A-like: MLCPAMMTDQPPPPLEVTPMLAEMALVPHMLSGDGMQQMILVQVNPGEIFTIRTEDGQFRCIAGPAHVPMVSPNGTMPPIFVPPGYMSQLVEENGMRKVVVLPHEFHPSMPLPPHHVPPYLPPHPAMLHHHHIYPGEMPPHFIPQLPPPVYSEQDIMCHSASMPPRDERAAKMQEQLRRRAKDRQLSAAAACSSAAARLSAEPSPPPSTAAAALHNGHSKGPAGPSASPGPGRPRPSGRTRVSPPAAPRSPDAEADTRKMSELLSSVHKPTVSGVTSRSAVLSWQQPPLPLKNGDAPLPLSYELALSRGGSEGDFTPVYLGKDTSCAVQDLRPATDYHVRVCASCRSVRGSPSEATGFTTERAAPDTPGPPWLMLRTKNSLSLQWKAPCDNGSKITGYLLEYDEGKQSTFREIYCGHAKQYKVIRLTPSTKYAFRLAAKNGIGMSAFSELLTCSTAGCAPAPPAPPRLAGASVSWLALEWSAPCGPSADGTYTYTLEMEEEGSGYGFKAKHNGDELSFTVKNLRRSTTYRFRLLAANPEGRSQPSVAVEFSTCPDKPSSPGQPAVKGRVLPTSLHVSWDAPKDDGGSEITQYVLEMCQSQSGSQWETVYSGPQREHACDGLTPGTWYTLRVYCHSAGGQSQASDCLSAQTAPVPPGPCQGLRPAGRAKPWEIPLAWEPPAQDGGAPVSQYAVEMAESAEAPRCPLYEGADTHCAASSLQPGHTYCFWAKAANQAGWGPFSEACETSTAPGPPEQCGPPELTVKTANSVLASWEVPACNGAEVSEFRLEWGAAEGSMTLTYCGPSLSYEVRGLVPATTYYCRVQAVNVAGAGLFGDIAMVTTSPSVPAAVRLVEEVGGETLPGPASSCLALRWEEPCCHGAEITGYNIDFGEQLPLSVGRINSFVVENLQPDTSYRVRVQAVNSVGAGPFSAALKARTRPLPPDPPALECVVPGPQSLKLKWGEGPSRPQLSGATQYCLHMQASADRLVCIYSGPCHTFKVQRLSEATLYHFSIQAHNESGVGPLSPLYSFSTTRSPPPQLRAPRIELLDWNRYEVTWEALQPMRGDPVVYSLQLLRGREVEQLYKGSSASYAWQCVAAGSDWRVRVSAGRQCLDGGELWGQHSPSAALPAPAPPEEARAEPGATAGHGAHPRKGGALTDEQFALLLLLGFATVAILFAVLIQYFVIK, from the exons ATGATCCTGGTGCAGGTGAACCCTGGGGAGATCTTCACCATCCGCACCGAGGACGGGCAGTTCCGCTGCATCGCAG GTCCTGCACACGTGCCCATGGTTTCCCCAAATGGCACTATGCCTCCCATATTTGTGCCCCCTGGGTATATGTCTCAG TTGGTGGAGGAGAACGGCATGCGGAAAGTAGTCGTTTTGCCCCACGAGTTCCACCCCTCCATGCCCCTGCCACCCCACCACGTGCCCCCctacctgcccccccacccagctATGTTGCATCACCATCACATCTACCCTGGGGAGATGCCTCCCCACTTCATCCCCCAGCTCCCGCCCCCAGTCTACAGTGAGCAGG aCATCATGTGCCACAGCGCCTCCATGCCCCCGCGGGACGAGCGCGCGGCTAAAATGCAGGAGCAGCTGCGCAGACGAGCGAAGGACCGGCAGCTgagcgcggcggcggcctgCAGCAGCGCCGCCGCGCGCCTGAGCGCCGAGCCCAGCCCCCCGCCgtccaccgccgccgccgccctgcACAACGGCCACAGCAAGGGCCCCGCGGGCCCCTCCGCCTCCCCGGGGCCCGGCAGGCCCAGACCCTCCGGCAGGACCAGAGTGTCGCCCCCCGCAGCCCCCCGGAGCCCCG ACGCCGAGGCGGACACCAGGAAGATGTCGGAGCTGCTGTCCAGTGTGCACAAGCCCAca gtgtccGGCGTTACGTCCCGCTCGGCCGTCCTGTCCTGGCAGCAGCCCCCCCTGCCGCTGAAGAACGGCGACGCCCCCCTGCCTCTCAGCTACGAGCTGGCCTTGTCGCGCGGCGGCAGCGAGGGCGACTTCACGCCCGTCTACCT GGGGAAGGACACCAGCTGCGCGGTGCAGGACCTGCGGCCGGCCACAGACTACCACGTGAG GGTGTGCGCGTCCTGCCGCTCTGTGCGGGGATCTCCATCTGAAGCCACGGGCTTCACCACGGAGCGCGCCGCCCCCGacacccccggccccccctgGCTGATGCTCCGCACCAAgaactccctgtccctgcaGTGGAAG GCACCCTGTGACAACGGCTCTAAAATAACGGGCTATCTCCTGGAGTATGATGAG GGAAAGCAGAGCACCTTCAGGGAGATTTACTGCGGACACGCCAAGCAGTACAAAGTCATCCGGCTCACCCCTTCCACGAAATACGCCTTCAGATTGGCGGCTAAGAACGGCATAGGAATGAG CGCGTTCAGTGAGCTGCTGACCTGCAGCACCGCAGGCTGCGCCCCTGcaccccccgcgcccccccgtCTGGCCGGAGCGAGCGTGTCCTGGCTGGCCCTGGAGTGGAGCGCCCCCTGTGGGCCATCTGCAGATGGCACGTACACCTACACCCTGGAGATGGAAGAGGAGGGATCG GGCTACGGCTTCAAAGCGAAACACAACGGGGATGAGCTGTCCTTCACCGTTAAGAACCTCCGCAGGAGCACCACCTACAGGTTTCGG TTGTTGGCTGCAAACCCAGAGGGCCGAAGTCAGCCCAGCGTAGCAGTGGAGTTCAGCACCTGTCCTGACAAACCCAGCAGCCCAGGCCAGCCTGCAGTAAAGGGCAGAGTCCTGCCTACCAGCCTGCATGTGTCCTGGG ATGCCCCAAAGGATGATGGGGGATCTGAGATCACGCAGTATGTGTTGGAGATGTGCCAGAGTCAGAGCG GGAGCCAGTGGGAGACTGTATACAGTGGACCCCAGAGGGAACACGCGTGCGATGGTTTGACCCCGGGAACATGGTACACGCTGAGGGTGTACTGCCACAGCGCCGGAGGACAGAGCCAG GCCTCGGACTGCCTGTCTGCGCAGACGGCTCCTGTGCCGCCCGGACCGTGCCAAGGGCTGCGTCCGGCGGGGAGAGCCAAGCCCTGGGAGATACCACTCGCGTGGG agccccCGGCACAGGACGGCGGCGCCCCCGTCTCGCAGTACGCCGTGGAGATGGCGGAATCGGCAGAGGCCCCGCGCTGCCCGCTGTACGAGGGCGCGGACACGCACTGCGCCGCCAGCAGCCTGCAGCCAGGGCACACGTACTGCTTCTGGGCGAAGGCGGCCAATCAGGCGGGG TGGGGACCCTTCTCAGAGGCGTGTGAAACCTCCACTGCCCCAGGACCCCCAGAACAGTGCGGACCCCCGGAGCTCACGGTGAAGACGGCCAACTCTGTGCTGGCCAGCTGGGAG GTCCCAGCATGCAACGGGGCAGAAGTGAGTGAGTTCAGGTTGGAGTGGGGTGCTGCAGAGGGCTCTATGACGCTGACGTACTGTGGCCCCTCCCTCAGTTATGAAGTGCGGGGGTTGGTGCCGGCCACAACCTACTATTGCAGGGTTCAG gCAGTGAATGTTGCTGGGGCGGGGCTCTTTGGGGACATCGCCATGGTGACGACGTCACCCTCGGTTCCTGCCGCAGTGCGATTGGTGGAGGAGGTTGGGGGGGAGACCCTGCCCGGCCCTGCTTCATCGTGCCTGGCGTTGCGGTGGGAGGAGCCCTGTTGCCACGGCGCAGAAATCACAGGCTACAATATAGACTTTGGGGAGCAGCTCCCCCTATCTGTGGGGAGAATCAACAGCTTTGTCGTGGAGAACCTGCAGCCAGACACCTCATACAG GGTTCGGGTGCAGGCCGTCAACAGTGTTGGGGCGGGGCCCTTCAGCGCAGCCCTGAAGGCCAGAAcccggcccctccctcccgaCCCCCCGGCCCTGGAGTGTGTCGTCCCGGGGCCCCAGAGCCTGAAGCTGAAGTGGGGGGAGGGCCCCAGCCGGCCCCAGCTAAGCGGGGCCACGCAGTACTGTCTCCACATGCAGGCCAGCGCAGACAG GTTGGTGTGCATCTACAGCGGGCCCTGCCACACCTTCAAGGTGCAGCGGCTGAGCGAGGCCACGCTGTACCACTTCAGCATCCAGGCGCACAACGAGTCCGGCGTGGGGCCCCTGTCTCCCCTCTACAGCTTCAGCACCacccgctcccccccgccccagctcAGAG cccCGCGAATCGAGCTCCTGGACTGGAACCGCTACGAGGTCACATGGGAGGCCTTGCAGCCAATGAGAGGAGACCCCGTTGTGTacagcctgcagctgctgcgAGGGCGGGAGGTGGAGCAG CTGTACAAGGGCTCCAGCGCTTCGTACGCGTGGCAGTGCGTGGCGGCGGGCAGCGACTGGCGCGTGCGGGTGTCCGCCGGGAGGCAGTGCCTGGACGGGGGCGAGCTGTGGGGGCAGCACAGCCCCAGCGccgccctccccgccccggcTCCCCCAGAGGAGGCACGGGCGGAGCCCGGGGCCACGGCCGGACACGGAGCCCACCCCAGGAAGGGCGGGGCCCTGACGGACGAACAGttcgccctgctgctgctcctgggcTTCGCCACAGTGGCCATCCTCTTTGCTGTGCTCATCCAGTACTTTGTCATCAAGTAG